The following proteins come from a genomic window of Streptomyces liliiviolaceus:
- a CDS encoding sulfite oxidase: MDATQERTVVSEVSAPGRVAAPDEGISHEELALAARNHGLPLEALRYDVTPPGLHYILVHYDIPAADAATWTLTVHGRVRTPLTLDLAALRALPPVTHRVTMECAGNGRARLAPRPVSQPWLVEAVGTADWTGVPLRTLLAEAGVEPDAVEAVFTGADHGVERGVEQDYGRSLTVQDATAADPEVLVAYEMNGAPLPPQHGYPVRLIVPGWYGMAHVKWLTDIELTDTPFTGFQQAVAYRFRQSAGEPGEPVTRIAPRALMIPPGFPDFMSRTRVVRPGPVRLEGRAWSGRAPVTKVEVSADDGASWQAAELTAADGGPWAWRHWHTPWTATPGRHVLTARATDAEGTAQPLTPPWNRGGFANNEVQRIRVVCQ, from the coding sequence ATGGACGCCACACAGGAACGCACCGTTGTTTCAGAGGTCAGCGCACCCGGCCGCGTGGCCGCCCCCGACGAGGGCATCAGCCACGAGGAACTCGCCCTCGCGGCCCGCAACCACGGCCTCCCCCTGGAGGCCCTGCGCTACGACGTGACCCCGCCCGGACTGCACTACATCCTCGTCCACTACGACATACCGGCCGCCGACGCCGCCACCTGGACCCTCACGGTCCACGGCCGCGTCCGTACGCCCCTGACCCTGGACCTCGCCGCCCTGCGCGCCCTTCCGCCGGTCACCCACCGCGTGACGATGGAGTGCGCGGGCAACGGCAGGGCCCGGCTCGCCCCCCGACCCGTGAGCCAGCCCTGGCTGGTCGAGGCGGTCGGCACGGCGGACTGGACGGGCGTACCCCTGCGGACGCTGCTCGCCGAGGCCGGAGTGGAGCCGGACGCCGTCGAGGCGGTCTTCACGGGCGCCGACCACGGGGTGGAACGCGGCGTCGAGCAGGACTACGGCCGCAGTCTGACGGTCCAGGACGCCACCGCCGCCGACCCCGAGGTGCTGGTGGCGTACGAGATGAACGGCGCCCCGCTGCCACCGCAGCACGGCTACCCGGTGCGGCTGATCGTCCCCGGCTGGTACGGCATGGCCCATGTGAAGTGGCTGACCGACATCGAGCTGACCGACACGCCCTTCACCGGCTTCCAGCAAGCGGTGGCGTACCGCTTCCGCCAGTCCGCCGGCGAGCCCGGCGAACCGGTGACCCGTATCGCCCCGCGCGCGCTGATGATCCCGCCCGGCTTCCCCGACTTCATGTCCCGCACCCGGGTCGTACGCCCCGGTCCCGTGCGGTTGGAGGGGCGCGCCTGGTCGGGCCGTGCGCCGGTCACGAAGGTCGAGGTCAGCGCGGACGACGGCGCGTCCTGGCAGGCCGCCGAACTCACCGCCGCGGACGGCGGTCCGTGGGCCTGGCGCCACTGGCACACGCCCTGGACGGCGACCCCCGGCCGCCATGTCCTGACGGCCCGCGCCACGGACGCCGAGGGCACGGCCCAGCCCCTCACCCCGCCATGGAACCGGGGCGGCTTCGCCAACAACGAGGTCCAGCGGATCCGGGTGGTCTGCCAGTAG
- a CDS encoding FtsK/SpoIIIE domain-containing protein: protein MNGSIALALALAVLAWVLVVGDLLRRHRPAWHWYLTGYPATTCRVLFTWRKVALLNDLSVSRRPPRGLLGDLVVKGDPLRPVTPRISFPRATRLGLTVVVRLHAGQTPATYLKAADAFVHAWKVHAIRVTSPERGLVLLTATATDPLLRPGLATAPAALLSALVGVLESGGAWVMDLRLIPHWLIAGATRSGKSTLLARLITQLAPQPVALIGIDCKGGMELGLFTSRLSVLATCRREAVAVLGALVVDMQDRMNACRSAGARSIWELPETLRPVPVVVIVDEIAELYLSDGRRESKAEAEQCSVLLLRLAQLGAALGLHLVVAGQRVGSDLGPGVTALRAQLGGRICHRVNDPGTAEMTLGDLNKDAVAVAQSITATERGVAVCTGPDGGWSRARSHLTTTEEAIAAAQRHSALAPEMSFVRRALAALEGDDK, encoded by the coding sequence ATGAACGGTTCGATCGCGCTCGCCCTCGCACTCGCCGTACTGGCGTGGGTGCTCGTCGTCGGTGACCTGCTGCGGCGGCACCGTCCGGCCTGGCACTGGTACCTCACCGGATACCCGGCCACCACCTGCCGGGTGCTGTTCACCTGGCGCAAGGTCGCCCTGCTCAACGACCTCTCCGTATCCCGCCGCCCGCCCCGCGGGCTGCTCGGGGACCTGGTGGTCAAGGGCGATCCGCTGCGGCCGGTGACTCCGCGGATCTCCTTCCCGCGCGCCACTCGCCTGGGCCTGACCGTAGTGGTGCGCCTGCACGCGGGCCAGACCCCCGCCACGTACCTGAAAGCAGCTGATGCCTTCGTGCACGCGTGGAAGGTGCACGCGATACGGGTCACCTCGCCGGAACGCGGGCTCGTTCTGCTGACGGCGACGGCCACGGATCCTCTTCTGCGGCCGGGTCTGGCCACGGCTCCCGCCGCGCTGCTGTCCGCGCTCGTCGGCGTCCTGGAGAGCGGCGGCGCATGGGTGATGGATCTGCGACTGATTCCGCACTGGCTCATCGCGGGCGCCACCCGCTCCGGCAAGTCCACCCTGCTGGCCCGGCTCATCACCCAGCTCGCCCCGCAACCCGTCGCCCTGATCGGCATCGACTGCAAAGGCGGCATGGAACTCGGCCTGTTCACCAGCCGCTTGAGCGTGCTCGCGACCTGCCGACGGGAAGCGGTCGCGGTTCTGGGTGCGCTGGTGGTCGACATGCAGGACCGGATGAACGCGTGCCGCTCGGCCGGAGCGCGCTCCATCTGGGAGCTCCCCGAGACGCTGCGGCCGGTGCCGGTCGTCGTGATCGTCGACGAGATCGCAGAGCTGTATCTGTCGGACGGCAGACGGGAGAGCAAGGCGGAAGCCGAACAGTGCTCCGTCCTTCTCCTGCGGCTGGCTCAGCTCGGTGCCGCGCTCGGCCTGCACCTGGTCGTCGCCGGCCAACGCGTCGGCTCCGACCTCGGCCCCGGCGTCACCGCACTGCGCGCCCAGCTCGGCGGCCGGATCTGCCACCGCGTCAACGACCCCGGCACGGCAGAGATGACCCTGGGCGACCTCAACAAGGACGCCGTGGCCGTCGCCCAGTCGATCACCGCGACAGAGCGGGGCGTGGCGGTGTGCACCGGGCCGGACGGCGGCTGGAGCCGTGCCCGCTCGCACCTGACAACCACCGAAGAGGCCATCGCGGCGGCACAGCGGCACTCCGCGCTGGCCCCGGAAATGTCATTTGTCCGCCGCGCTCTCGCGGCCCTGGAAGGAGACGACAAGTGA
- a CDS encoding GntR family transcriptional regulator, with protein MTEIQRPGALYQQVAAAIREAILSGEFTPDSLLPSEAQLMARYQVSRPTVRNAVAALRAEGLIDVRHGKGSFVRSDSQPSLTIERRISHTRDGKFALPDGSVWDEAEEPTPHRAHSTKATGPLLGLDTDEDLFVCDRLLTDPTSGTRAMHRTTTPLAVAADAPLLGEAPGPPPTTAYGILSQAGHKLWWSETVRARMPLPDERTTLRLPDATPILHLSRVTHGTDDRPLMLEEFRVGADRAELAYRITADKQTTRRRPA; from the coding sequence ATGACGGAGATCCAACGCCCCGGAGCCCTCTATCAGCAGGTCGCCGCCGCCATCCGGGAGGCGATCCTGTCGGGCGAGTTCACTCCGGACTCCCTGTTGCCGTCCGAGGCTCAGCTCATGGCCCGCTACCAGGTCTCGCGTCCCACGGTCCGCAATGCCGTTGCCGCCCTGCGCGCGGAAGGCCTGATCGATGTCCGCCACGGCAAGGGCAGCTTCGTACGCTCCGACAGCCAACCCTCGCTCACCATCGAGCGCCGCATCAGCCACACCCGTGACGGGAAGTTCGCCCTGCCCGACGGCTCCGTCTGGGACGAGGCCGAAGAGCCCACCCCGCACCGCGCCCACTCCACCAAGGCCACCGGCCCCTTGCTCGGACTCGACACGGACGAAGATCTCTTCGTCTGCGACCGCTTGCTCACCGACCCCACCAGCGGCACCCGCGCCATGCACCGCACCACGACTCCGCTCGCAGTCGCCGCCGACGCCCCGCTTCTCGGCGAGGCACCAGGTCCACCCCCCACCACCGCGTACGGGATTCTCAGTCAGGCCGGACACAAGCTGTGGTGGTCCGAGACGGTGCGCGCCCGTATGCCCCTGCCCGACGAGCGCACCACGCTCCGACTCCCGGACGCGACCCCGATCCTGCACCTGTCCCGCGTCACGCACGGCACCGACGACCGCCCCCTGATGCTGGAAGAGTTCCGAGTGGGAGCGGACCGCGCCGAACTCGCCTACCGGATAACCGCCGACAAGCAGACCACCCGACGCCGCCCGGCATGA
- a CDS encoding FG-GAP-like repeat-containing protein produces MRIRTYAVTAATVAAAATSALALAAPAATAAVPQPSPSTSDFNGDGYPDLAVGVPDGAVAGKARAGYVNVLWGGKKGIGAHGSIRITQSTPEVPGTPEAGDRFGASVLLEDLNGDGIAELLAGAPGEDITGRGTDAGVVVVVGGAKGGPGPGANVTTGPAASAAYGQSVAAADLTGDGSRDIVVGGKDKVVLRTADGLAATVVSAPMGGRAPILTTGDFTGDGAADLAVGYWTNDPFTQSHVRIWAWEKAEQALANVWNTDNAGVSALASGDFDGDGHDDLALGECREIADENIDDPCGPEEYAYGGGIHIHYGTGSDGSFGFRKQTLNQDTVGITGRAEAGDRFGAALAVADLNGDGRDDLVAGAPGEAIGTRANAGAVTVLFGMKNGLVDEFGESLAVAYNQGTPRVPGAAEAGDAFGAAVATGDYDHDGRKDLAVGSPGENANSGGLWAFPHASVNGSYALTPARLGLPAPTSALTYGKTLSSL; encoded by the coding sequence GTGCGCATACGGACGTACGCCGTCACCGCCGCCACCGTCGCCGCAGCGGCCACCTCGGCCCTGGCCCTCGCCGCCCCCGCGGCAACCGCAGCCGTGCCCCAACCCTCCCCCTCCACCAGTGACTTCAACGGTGACGGCTACCCCGACCTGGCCGTCGGCGTGCCGGACGGCGCCGTCGCGGGCAAGGCGAGAGCCGGGTACGTCAACGTCCTGTGGGGCGGCAAGAAGGGCATCGGCGCCCACGGCAGCATCCGCATCACCCAGTCCACCCCCGAAGTACCCGGCACCCCCGAGGCCGGCGACCGCTTCGGCGCCTCCGTGCTCCTGGAGGACCTCAACGGCGACGGCATCGCGGAACTGCTCGCCGGCGCGCCCGGCGAGGACATCACCGGTCGCGGCACGGACGCCGGCGTGGTCGTCGTCGTGGGCGGCGCGAAGGGCGGCCCGGGCCCCGGCGCCAACGTCACCACCGGCCCCGCCGCCTCCGCCGCGTACGGGCAGTCGGTCGCCGCGGCAGACCTGACCGGCGACGGCAGCAGGGACATCGTGGTCGGCGGCAAGGACAAGGTGGTCCTGCGCACCGCCGACGGCCTCGCCGCGACCGTGGTCAGCGCCCCCATGGGCGGCCGTGCCCCGATCCTGACCACCGGCGACTTCACCGGCGACGGTGCCGCGGACCTGGCGGTGGGCTACTGGACGAACGACCCGTTCACCCAGTCCCACGTACGGATCTGGGCCTGGGAGAAGGCCGAGCAGGCCCTGGCCAACGTGTGGAACACCGACAACGCCGGCGTCTCCGCCCTCGCCTCCGGCGACTTCGACGGCGACGGCCACGACGACCTGGCCCTCGGCGAGTGCCGCGAGATCGCCGACGAGAACATCGACGACCCGTGCGGCCCCGAGGAGTACGCGTACGGCGGCGGTATCCACATCCACTACGGCACGGGCTCCGACGGCTCCTTCGGCTTCCGCAAGCAGACCCTGAACCAGGACACGGTCGGCATCACGGGCCGCGCCGAGGCCGGCGACCGCTTCGGCGCGGCCCTCGCCGTGGCCGACCTGAACGGCGACGGCCGCGACGACCTCGTCGCGGGCGCCCCCGGCGAGGCGATCGGCACCCGGGCGAACGCGGGCGCGGTCACCGTCCTGTTCGGCATGAAGAACGGCCTGGTCGACGAGTTCGGCGAAAGCCTCGCGGTCGCGTACAACCAGGGCACCCCGCGCGTGCCGGGCGCGGCGGAGGCGGGGGACGCCTTCGGCGCGGCCGTGGCGACCGGCGACTACGATCACGACGGCAGGAAGGACCTGGCCGTCGGTTCCCCCGGCGAGAACGCCAACTCCGGTGGCCTGTGGGCGTTCCCGCACGCGAGCGTGAACGGCTCCTACGCCCTGACCCCCGCCCGGCTGGGCCTGCCCGCCCCGACGAGCGCGCTCACCTACGGCAAAACCCTGAGCAGCCTCTGA
- a CDS encoding recombinase family protein has product MARKVAIYTRISRDDEGEGLGVARQREDCERLVDLRGWSLAKIYEDNDVSAYKRNVRRPEFELMLSDLASGLIDGVVSYDLDRLARQPKDLERVIDVFDSRKRLTFATVTNDIDLSAADGRTMARVMVAFANKASHDSSRRIRRKHLELAMSGKSSGGPAPYGWQKDDPNKVDREAASHIRAAQKEILAGVRIGTIRRRWHEERLGHPREGTKRIAHHHLEHMLTNPRLCGYRTYHGEILLNDNGEPVTGEWETINTVKEWEAVCAAVAERKKGGTGAGRPVGRKYLLSGIARCGLCHTKIRGQINQRWQPGSKASKYSYQCSVVNGGCGKVGRVGEPVEDLIIDLVLEEQRKKAAEDGSPVEVRWPGEAEFQTVSDDIKALTAAANAREITVSSLLQVLPDLERRRDELKLERARFLRELKRAESIAEGIKNREDFRDLPIERQQSIILHSLSAVSIHPAGRGRRIFDPDLIEPIWRE; this is encoded by the coding sequence ATGGCGCGCAAGGTCGCCATCTACACCCGGATCTCACGAGACGACGAGGGCGAAGGCCTAGGAGTCGCCCGCCAACGGGAGGACTGCGAACGACTGGTAGATCTACGAGGCTGGTCGCTCGCCAAGATCTACGAGGACAACGACGTCTCGGCGTACAAGCGAAACGTCCGACGCCCCGAGTTCGAACTCATGCTGTCGGACCTGGCATCGGGTCTGATCGATGGCGTGGTGTCCTACGACCTGGACCGACTGGCCCGGCAGCCCAAAGACCTAGAGCGAGTGATCGACGTCTTCGACAGTCGCAAGCGTCTGACGTTCGCCACGGTCACCAACGACATCGACCTTTCGGCAGCGGACGGCCGGACCATGGCACGCGTCATGGTGGCGTTCGCCAACAAGGCGTCCCACGACTCGTCTCGTCGGATCAGGCGCAAGCACCTTGAGTTGGCGATGAGCGGGAAGTCTAGCGGGGGCCCGGCTCCATATGGCTGGCAGAAGGACGACCCGAACAAGGTGGATCGCGAAGCCGCAAGTCACATCCGCGCGGCGCAGAAAGAGATCCTTGCCGGAGTGCGTATCGGCACGATTCGCCGACGCTGGCACGAGGAAAGGCTTGGGCACCCCCGCGAAGGGACCAAGCGCATTGCGCACCACCACCTTGAGCACATGCTGACCAACCCGAGGCTGTGCGGGTACCGCACTTACCACGGCGAGATCTTGCTCAACGACAACGGTGAGCCGGTCACGGGCGAGTGGGAGACGATCAACACCGTCAAGGAATGGGAAGCAGTCTGCGCCGCCGTCGCCGAACGGAAGAAAGGTGGCACCGGTGCCGGGCGCCCGGTCGGCCGGAAGTACCTGCTCTCCGGCATCGCCCGGTGCGGCTTGTGTCACACCAAGATCAGGGGCCAGATCAACCAGCGATGGCAGCCCGGATCAAAAGCGTCGAAGTACAGCTATCAGTGCTCCGTCGTGAACGGCGGCTGCGGCAAGGTCGGACGTGTGGGGGAACCCGTTGAGGACCTGATCATCGATCTCGTTCTTGAGGAACAGCGCAAGAAAGCAGCGGAGGATGGCAGCCCTGTCGAAGTCCGATGGCCCGGCGAAGCCGAGTTCCAGACCGTATCGGACGACATCAAGGCACTCACCGCAGCCGCGAACGCCCGTGAGATCACGGTGTCCTCCCTGCTCCAGGTTCTCCCGGATCTGGAGCGCCGACGAGATGAGCTGAAGCTTGAACGTGCTCGCTTCCTCAGGGAGTTGAAGCGCGCGGAGTCCATCGCCGAGGGGATCAAGAATCGGGAGGACTTTCGCGACCTGCCGATTGAGCGTCAACAGTCGATCATCCTGCACAGCCTGTCAGCGGTGTCTATCCACCCGGCAGGGCGTGGAAGGCGGATCTTTGATCCAGATCTGATCGAACCCATCTGGCGAGAGTGA
- a CDS encoding Yip1 family protein, translating into MSQVGRKAGSDAPGPARDSAGPGTFDYVAGFRIGRGRDNRTQQAPPQQQRQQPYGQQAPQGGPSYGYPPAPGAHNQQPQYGGGGGNGPQQWPQGNGHQGNGHGEPEYFGDPGHSPQGGRHPQGHQPRGHQPQGHDPYAANQPGHTTAFSVGEDPYNQGDTYRAGSTPAAPVGPPLHWKELLSGVIMRPNQTFLHMRDYTMWGPALIVTFLYGLLAVFGFDGARADAINATLSNAVPIVLVTAVAIVLSAFILGVVTHTLARQLGGDGAWQPTVGLSMLIMSLTDAPRLVVAMFASGDAPFVRILGWATWVAAGALFTLMVGKSHDLPWPKALGASAIQLIALLSIIKLGTF; encoded by the coding sequence ATGTCACAGGTCGGCCGCAAAGCCGGGTCCGATGCCCCGGGCCCGGCACGTGACTCTGCGGGACCAGGTACGTTCGATTACGTGGCTGGATTCAGGATCGGACGCGGCCGGGACAACCGCACGCAGCAGGCGCCTCCGCAACAACAGCGGCAGCAGCCGTACGGACAGCAGGCCCCCCAGGGCGGCCCGTCGTACGGCTATCCCCCCGCGCCCGGGGCCCACAATCAGCAGCCCCAGTACGGCGGTGGCGGCGGCAACGGCCCGCAGCAGTGGCCGCAGGGCAACGGTCACCAGGGGAACGGACACGGCGAACCGGAGTACTTCGGCGACCCGGGCCACTCCCCGCAGGGCGGCCGTCACCCCCAGGGCCACCAGCCCCGCGGTCACCAGCCGCAGGGCCACGACCCGTACGCGGCCAACCAGCCGGGCCACACGACGGCGTTCTCCGTCGGCGAGGACCCCTACAACCAGGGCGACACCTACCGCGCGGGCAGCACGCCCGCGGCGCCCGTCGGCCCGCCCCTGCACTGGAAGGAACTGCTGAGCGGCGTCATCATGCGCCCGAACCAGACCTTCCTGCACATGCGCGACTACACGATGTGGGGCCCCGCCCTCATCGTCACGTTCCTCTACGGCCTGCTGGCCGTCTTCGGCTTCGACGGCGCCCGCGCGGACGCCATAAACGCCACGCTGTCGAACGCGGTCCCCATCGTCCTGGTGACGGCGGTCGCGATCGTGCTCAGCGCGTTCATCCTGGGCGTGGTCACCCACACCCTGGCCCGCCAGCTCGGCGGCGACGGCGCCTGGCAGCCCACGGTCGGCCTCTCCATGCTGATCATGTCGCTCACGGACGCGCCGCGCCTGGTCGTCGCGATGTTCGCGAGCGGCGACGCGCCCTTCGTCCGCATCCTGGGCTGGGCGACCTGGGTGGCGGCCGGCGCGCTGTTCACGCTGATGGTCGGCAAGTCGCACGACCTGCCGTGGCCCAAGGCCCTCGGAGCGTCGGCGATCCAGCTGATCGCCCTGCTGTCGATCATCAAGCTGGGGACGTTCTAG
- a CDS encoding AraC family transcriptional regulator — protein sequence MLERLNEALEHIESRLDQQVEVTELARIARTSEYHFRRLFSALAGLPLSEYIRRRRLTVAGAEVLAGERTLLEIAVRYGYGSGEAFARAFRTVHGVGPGEARTTGAALTSQPRLSFRLVVEGSSSMRYRIVRKEAFQVVGKRVRVPLVHEGMNPEIATFIRGLAPETVQRITALSGEEPRGIVGVSDNLDPSRAEGTELDYYHAVVTGTGTTVPEDLDALTVPAGTWAVFESSGPFPLTLQHMWRDVFTQWFPSNPYESRPGPEILRTHLSANATEADATKANAMGANAMEADAELWIPVDRTAS from the coding sequence TTGCTGGAGCGACTGAACGAGGCTCTGGAGCACATCGAGTCGCGTCTCGATCAGCAGGTCGAGGTGACCGAACTGGCGCGGATCGCGAGGACGTCGGAGTACCACTTCCGCCGGCTGTTCTCCGCGCTGGCGGGGCTCCCGCTGTCCGAGTACATCCGGCGCAGACGGCTCACCGTGGCGGGCGCCGAGGTGCTGGCCGGGGAGCGGACGCTGCTGGAGATCGCGGTGCGGTACGGCTACGGCTCGGGTGAGGCGTTCGCGCGGGCGTTCCGCACGGTGCACGGCGTGGGCCCGGGCGAGGCCCGGACCACCGGCGCCGCCCTGACCTCCCAGCCCCGGCTGTCCTTCCGTCTGGTCGTCGAGGGGAGCAGCAGTATGCGCTACAGGATCGTACGGAAAGAGGCGTTCCAGGTGGTCGGGAAGCGGGTCAGGGTCCCGCTGGTCCACGAGGGGATGAACCCGGAGATCGCGACGTTCATCCGGGGCCTGGCACCGGAGACGGTGCAACGGATCACCGCACTGTCGGGTGAGGAGCCGCGGGGCATCGTGGGGGTGAGCGACAACCTGGACCCGAGCAGGGCGGAGGGAACGGAACTGGACTACTACCACGCGGTGGTGACGGGCACCGGGACGACCGTCCCGGAGGACCTGGACGCCCTCACGGTCCCAGCGGGCACGTGGGCGGTCTTCGAGAGCTCGGGCCCGTTCCCGCTGACCCTGCAGCACATGTGGCGGGACGTGTTCACGCAGTGGTTCCCGTCCAACCCGTACGAGAGCAGGCCGGGCCCGGAGATCCTCCGCACCCACCTGTCCGCGAACGCCACGGAGGCGGACGCCACGAAGGCGAACGCCATGGGGGCGAACGCCATGGAGGCGGACGCGGAACTGTGGATCCCGGTGGACCGGACGGCGTCCTGA
- a CDS encoding SCO3933 family regulatory protein yields MQSIPVDTARLGVLRCAIAPEAKISNSETQEVKKDRDGQTIYTVAVTVRQDRRRISVIEIAVSGEPKGIEEGQILKVTGLVAFAWAMGDRHGISFRADAITPVHGTVLKAGGA; encoded by the coding sequence ATGCAGTCCATTCCCGTGGACACGGCGCGGCTCGGCGTACTGCGGTGCGCCATCGCGCCCGAAGCGAAGATCAGCAACTCCGAGACACAGGAGGTGAAGAAGGACCGCGACGGCCAGACCATCTACACCGTGGCCGTCACGGTGCGCCAGGACCGGCGGCGTATCTCCGTGATCGAGATCGCGGTGAGCGGCGAACCGAAAGGCATCGAGGAAGGACAGATCCTCAAGGTCACCGGGCTGGTGGCGTTCGCCTGGGCGATGGGCGACCGGCACGGAATCAGCTTCCGCGCGGACGCCATCACCCCCGTGCACGGCACCGTCTTAAAGGCCGGTGGTGCGTGA
- a CDS encoding DMT family protein translates to MTVLLAVGLSLVSAVCYATAAVVQERTAAGTASLRSTLARPSWWGSVALNGGGALLHVVALRYGPLTLVQPLGALSLVVAVPLGSLVTRRRTSRAQWRGMALTLVGLVALLAATASGGAPVDTLGTGEVLLVALAAAVVLAALVRLGGSGRRGREGATPGGGLALAAASGIASGVGSTLAQKLAVGSAPSWSLAAVAVLTVGFATAGVLLSQKAYRSGLGGPLAVLTLVNPVAASAIGITLLGEGVQYGGFGGLGGLLALVGAAAAARGVVLLSRPQARSGTETGQEVFAQDAQGAREVQVAREIQGVQAAGAEGVGKLTGIVNLTGMSRAAL, encoded by the coding sequence GTGACCGTACTGCTGGCCGTCGGCCTCTCCCTCGTCTCCGCCGTCTGTTACGCCACCGCCGCCGTCGTCCAGGAACGGACCGCCGCCGGTACCGCGAGTCTGCGGTCCACGCTGGCCCGCCCGTCCTGGTGGGGATCCGTCGCCCTCAACGGCGGCGGGGCCCTGCTGCACGTGGTGGCCCTGCGGTACGGGCCGCTCACCCTCGTCCAGCCGCTCGGCGCGCTGAGTCTGGTGGTGGCGGTGCCGCTCGGGTCGCTGGTCACCCGCCGTCGGACCTCCCGCGCACAGTGGCGCGGGATGGCGCTCACCCTCGTCGGGCTCGTCGCGCTGCTCGCCGCCACCGCGTCGGGCGGTGCGCCGGTCGACACCCTGGGGACCGGTGAGGTGCTCCTGGTCGCGCTCGCCGCCGCCGTCGTGCTCGCGGCGCTCGTCCGTCTCGGCGGCTCGGGCCGCCGCGGGAGAGAGGGCGCCACCCCGGGCGGCGGTCTCGCCCTCGCGGCGGCCTCGGGCATCGCCTCCGGGGTCGGTTCCACGCTCGCGCAGAAGCTCGCCGTCGGGTCCGCGCCGAGCTGGAGCCTCGCCGCGGTGGCCGTCCTGACCGTGGGGTTCGCCACCGCGGGGGTGCTGCTCTCGCAGAAGGCGTACCGCAGTGGTCTCGGCGGACCGCTCGCCGTGCTCACCCTGGTCAACCCCGTCGCCGCGTCCGCCATCGGCATCACCCTGCTCGGCGAGGGCGTGCAGTACGGGGGGTTCGGCGGGCTCGGGGGCCTGCTGGCCCTCGTCGGCGCCGCCGCGGCCGCCCGCGGAGTCGTCCTGCTCAGCCGGCCTCAGGCACGTTCCGGGACCGAAACGGGGCAGGAGGTCTTTGCCCAGGATGCTCAGGGCGCCCGGGAGGTCCAGGTTGCCCGGGAGATCCAGGGCGTTCAGGCGGCAGGGGCCGAAGGTGTCGGCAAACTGACCGGCATTGTCAATCTCACCGGCATGAGCCGGGCCGCTCTCTGA
- a CDS encoding replication initiator produces MRQLPEADRDAIRIAQDPQFTRWLAQITATGGCAHPIHLSGSTTTLDATTGEVLRRYDTRDEPGERLSVRCRNRRATVCAPCSRLHAGDTFHLVRAGLVGGKNVPDAVRQRPRLFVTLTAPSFGVVHRVGDDRCRPRRVRGVCEHGRPLSCGAVHDPADFLVGQPLCADCYDYLAHALWHAHAGKLWDRFVIGVRRHLATAAGVVQSRLPEHARLSFARVAEYQKRAAVHVHAVIRLDGPAGPTDEPPSWGTAARLTDAVRASAGRVVVRVPYSLAVGELVLRWGSQVDARPLRADDFGPDDDAVAAYVAKYVTKGASETGAGTDYRLTTWGDVTAAHVSGHVRALMSTCWRLGGLPEFAPLRLRSWTHTLGYRGHILTKSRAYSTTYAALRADRAEHLGHEVLPGTITDAQWSYVGSGHTPAGAQFAAGIAEDLARLREVIRDDRPLGGRSQ; encoded by the coding sequence CTGCGTCAGCTTCCCGAAGCAGACCGCGACGCAATCCGCATCGCCCAAGATCCGCAGTTCACACGCTGGCTGGCACAGATAACCGCCACAGGCGGCTGTGCCCACCCCATCCACCTGTCCGGCTCGACGACCACCCTGGACGCGACGACTGGAGAGGTTCTACGCCGTTACGACACTCGCGACGAACCGGGGGAACGGCTCTCCGTCCGATGCCGCAACAGACGGGCCACCGTCTGCGCCCCGTGCTCACGCCTCCACGCAGGCGACACCTTCCACCTCGTCCGTGCTGGCCTGGTCGGCGGCAAGAACGTCCCCGACGCGGTCCGCCAACGGCCCCGGCTGTTCGTCACCCTGACCGCTCCGTCCTTCGGCGTCGTCCACCGTGTCGGGGACGACCGTTGCCGCCCTCGACGTGTCAGAGGAGTGTGCGAGCACGGTCGACCGCTCAGTTGCGGGGCTGTCCACGATCCGGCTGACTTCCTTGTCGGCCAGCCCCTGTGCGCCGACTGCTACGACTACCTCGCCCATGCCCTGTGGCACGCACACGCGGGCAAGCTGTGGGACCGCTTCGTCATCGGCGTACGCCGACACCTCGCCACGGCCGCTGGCGTCGTACAGTCCCGCCTCCCCGAACACGCACGGCTGTCATTCGCCCGCGTTGCCGAGTATCAGAAGCGGGCGGCCGTCCACGTCCACGCCGTGATCCGCCTCGACGGACCGGCCGGACCCACCGACGAACCTCCGTCCTGGGGCACGGCTGCCCGACTGACCGACGCGGTGCGCGCCTCCGCTGGTCGGGTCGTGGTCCGCGTTCCCTACAGCCTGGCTGTCGGGGAACTCGTGCTGCGCTGGGGCTCCCAGGTCGACGCTCGACCACTGCGCGCTGACGATTTCGGACCGGATGACGACGCCGTGGCCGCGTACGTCGCCAAGTACGTAACTAAGGGAGCGAGCGAGACAGGCGCCGGCACGGACTACCGGCTCACGACCTGGGGTGACGTTACGGCGGCTCATGTGTCCGGCCATGTTCGGGCTCTCATGTCTACGTGCTGGCGCCTCGGCGGCCTCCCCGAGTTTGCGCCCCTACGCCTGCGGAGCTGGACCCACACCCTCGGCTACCGGGGCCACATCCTCACCAAATCCCGTGCCTACTCGACCACATACGCAGCCCTGCGCGCCGACCGAGCGGAGCACCTGGGCCATGAAGTCCTACCCGGCACGATCACCGATGCCCAATGGAGCTACGTCGGGTCCGGGCATACACCGGCCGGGGCACAGTTCGCGGCAGGTATTGCCGAAGACCTTGCCCGTCTCCGAGAGGTCATCCGAGATGACCGCCCGCTTGGTGGGCGGTCACAGTGA